GAGGTTTCTGATGACTGGATTTCGTCCTGCATTATCCACGTTACTGTTTCTGGCTGTTATCACCGGCGGCGTTTATCCGTTGCTGACGACTACCCTGAGCCAGTGGTGGTTCCCTGACCAGGCCAACGGTTCGCTCATTCGCGATAGCAACGGCGTGCGCGGCTCCGCGCTGATAGGCCAGGCATTTACCCGCGACGGTTATTTTCAGGGGCGTCCGTCTGCCACGGCTGAAATGCCCTATAATCCAATGGCTTCGGGTGGCAGCAATCTGGCTGTCAGCAATCCTGAGCTGGATAAGCAACTGCAGAGCCGTATTGCCGCGTTGCGGGCCGCCAACCCGGAGGCCAGCCCAACGGTGCCGGTGGAACTGGTGACCGCCTCCGCCAGCGGCCTGGACAACAATCTGACGCCTGCAGCGGTGACCTGGCAAATCCCGCGCGTCGCGAAAGCGCGTCAGCGTCCCGTTGAAGAGGTGGCGCAGCTGGTTGCAAAATATACGCAAAAACCGCTGGCGAGCTTTATCGGGCAGCCGGTGGTAAACCTTGTTGAAC
This Citrobacter enshiensis DNA region includes the following protein-coding sequences:
- the kdpC gene encoding potassium-transporting ATPase subunit KdpC; translated protein: MTGFRPALSTLLFLAVITGGVYPLLTTTLSQWWFPDQANGSLIRDSNGVRGSALIGQAFTRDGYFQGRPSATAEMPYNPMASGGSNLAVSNPELDKQLQSRIAALRAANPEASPTVPVELVTASASGLDNNLTPAAVTWQIPRVAKARQRPVEEVAQLVAKYTQKPLASFIGQPVVNLVELNLALDASQGH